One region of Myxococcus stipitatus genomic DNA includes:
- a CDS encoding glutamate synthase subunit beta has product MGKPTGFIEWGRVHAHKREKQARLGDFQEFALPLAPDEAKRQAGRCMDCGVPFCHQGCPLGNLIPDFNEAVYRGRWREAYDILSRTNTFPEMTGRLCPAPCEAACVLAIDRDAVTIEQMEKEISDRAFAEGWVKPRPPARRTGRTVGIVGSGPAGLAAAAQLNAAGHGVTVYERDARAGGLLRYGIPDFKLEKSVVERRIALMEAEGVVFRTGVDVGGAVSFRELRGRHDALLLAMGARKARELEVPGRELSGVVQAMEYLEHQNRLVGGHGEKQARLDAAGKRVVILGGGDTGSDCLGTALRQGAKSVHQVELFPAPPAVRAADNPWPKWPSIFRTSSSQEEGGERAFAMMTKRLTGVDGRLQALHAVKVEVQRAVGGAPRLVEVPGSETTMEVDLLILAMGFTGPETTGLVDELGVALSPRGTVQVDARFATSADGVFCAGDASRGASLIVWALSDGREAARAIDAYLSNGVSVLATRGADGSF; this is encoded by the coding sequence ATGGGCAAGCCGACTGGATTCATCGAGTGGGGCCGCGTCCACGCGCACAAGCGCGAGAAGCAGGCGCGGCTGGGCGACTTCCAGGAGTTCGCCCTGCCGCTCGCGCCCGACGAGGCGAAGCGTCAGGCGGGCCGCTGCATGGACTGTGGCGTGCCCTTCTGCCACCAGGGCTGTCCCCTGGGGAACCTCATCCCGGACTTCAACGAGGCGGTGTACCGGGGGCGCTGGCGCGAGGCGTACGACATCCTCAGCCGGACCAACACGTTCCCGGAGATGACGGGACGGCTGTGTCCCGCGCCGTGCGAGGCCGCGTGCGTGCTGGCCATCGACCGCGACGCGGTGACCATCGAGCAGATGGAGAAGGAGATCTCCGACCGGGCCTTCGCCGAGGGCTGGGTGAAGCCCCGGCCGCCCGCGCGTCGCACCGGGCGCACGGTGGGCATCGTCGGCTCCGGGCCCGCGGGGCTGGCCGCCGCGGCGCAGCTCAACGCGGCCGGGCACGGCGTCACGGTGTACGAGCGCGACGCGCGGGCCGGGGGCCTGCTGCGCTACGGCATCCCCGACTTCAAGCTGGAGAAGTCCGTGGTGGAGCGCCGCATCGCGCTGATGGAGGCCGAGGGCGTGGTGTTCCGCACGGGCGTGGACGTGGGCGGCGCGGTGAGCTTCCGCGAGCTGCGCGGACGGCATGACGCGCTCCTGCTGGCCATGGGCGCGCGCAAGGCCCGCGAGCTGGAGGTGCCGGGACGGGAGCTGTCCGGCGTGGTGCAGGCCATGGAGTACCTGGAGCACCAGAACCGGCTCGTGGGTGGACACGGCGAGAAGCAGGCGCGGCTGGACGCGGCCGGCAAGCGGGTGGTCATCCTCGGCGGCGGCGACACGGGGTCGGACTGCCTGGGCACGGCGCTGCGCCAGGGCGCGAAGAGCGTGCACCAGGTGGAGCTGTTCCCCGCGCCCCCGGCGGTGCGCGCGGCGGACAATCCGTGGCCGAAGTGGCCGTCCATCTTCCGCACCTCCTCCAGTCAGGAGGAAGGCGGAGAGCGCGCGTTCGCGATGATGACGAAGCGGCTGACGGGCGTGGACGGACGGCTCCAGGCGCTGCACGCGGTGAAGGTCGAGGTGCAACGCGCGGTGGGCGGCGCCCCGAGGCTGGTGGAGGTGCCGGGCTCGGAGACGACGATGGAGGTCGACCTGCTCATCCTCGCGATGGGCTTCACGGGCCCGGAGACGACGGGGCTCGTGGACGAGCTGGGCGTGGCGTTGTCGCCGCGCGGCACCGTGCAGGTGGACGCCCGGTTCGCGACGTCGGCGGACGGCGTGTTCTGCGCGGGCGATGCCAGCCGGGGCGCGAGCCTCATCGTCTGGGCGCTGTCGGACGGACGCGAGGCGGCGAGGGCCATCGACGCGTACCTGTCCAACGGCGTATCCGTGCTCGCCACGCGGGGCGCGGACGGCTCGTTCTGA
- a CDS encoding ELWxxDGT repeat protein produces MVPHASRPQWLVLLVVALLSCGGDPDAPSRSRAGGLRSGDDLLDAPYPVDDIVGGRLGAGPRELTDVGGILFFAATDRVRGTELFRSDGTEAGTFLVKDVRPGPLGSSLHSLLPLGGTLIFVADDGLHGEELWISNGKASGTRLLRDLREGSVGSHPRDLVRMGEFVYFVADDGVTGEELWRTNGTPEGTSLVRDIVPGAEHATPLDITLVGERLYFFVDHALWRSDGTLEGTRLLRSFEMPPHVDLSPRALTAVNGRLHFFMEYVQEDATQDTPPAPFSLWTSDGTEAGTVMLAELGRPVLGGPLRAAAADDLLFFVTGSPEHGDELWRSDGTRAGTFLVRDIAPGPDSANPRELTALDGRIYFSAWTPESGDELWRSDGTEAGTQLVKDLQPGPDGSALAFLRAHRGRLYFSAHEPDKGHEPWSSNGTGRGTSRLADIAEGADSSCAREFTASGRRIFFTANERALGAELWAWDEGYAFRVFTRRPPWVTAANDDGPFAGEGAQLVQDLRPGPLGAGTTAWAPLGGRLVFDADNGSVGLEPWVSDGTSLGTRLLLDLRPGPAASSPSDFLTLGGRVLFFANDGRSGREPWRTDGTPAGTVLVKDIHGGAGDGKGAGAPVVVGGVAYFNGRDSTHGEELWRTDGTATGTFLVKDLVPGAEGSAPRQLTAVGNRVFFIARSPATGYELAVSDGTAAGTFLVKDIRPGIAGAHPSALTELGSRVLFTADDGVHGQEPWLSDGTPAGTVLLRDLWPGPEGSAPDSYTVASGKAVFVASTPTQGREPWLTDGTPAGTKLVLDIFPGPQGSYPLWLSALWGSVLFAADDGRRGVELWRASTSTGAAELVKDLRPGPASSEPRWLTGVGHSLLFHADNGTTGAELWETTGVVAGTALRQELAPGRLGSLPYAFSRVGPKVFFLADDGAQGIEWWVVILPPLLP; encoded by the coding sequence ATGGTCCCGCACGCTTCGCGCCCGCAGTGGCTCGTGCTCCTCGTCGTCGCGCTGCTCTCGTGTGGAGGCGACCCGGATGCGCCGTCGCGCTCCCGTGCGGGAGGACTCCGGAGCGGCGATGACCTGCTCGACGCCCCCTACCCCGTCGACGACATCGTCGGGGGCAGGCTGGGTGCGGGGCCACGCGAGCTCACGGACGTGGGCGGCATCCTGTTCTTCGCCGCCACGGACCGCGTGCGCGGCACCGAGCTGTTCAGGAGCGACGGCACCGAGGCGGGCACCTTCCTGGTCAAGGACGTCCGCCCCGGCCCCCTGGGCTCGAGCCTCCATTCGCTGCTCCCCCTGGGCGGCACACTCATCTTCGTCGCCGACGACGGCCTCCATGGCGAGGAGCTGTGGATCAGCAACGGGAAGGCCTCGGGGACGCGCCTGCTGAGGGATTTGCGCGAGGGCTCCGTCGGCTCGCACCCTCGCGACCTGGTCCGCATGGGCGAGTTCGTCTACTTCGTCGCCGACGACGGCGTCACGGGCGAGGAGCTCTGGAGGACGAACGGGACGCCAGAGGGGACGTCCCTCGTGAGGGACATCGTCCCGGGAGCCGAGCATGCGACGCCGCTGGACATCACCCTCGTCGGAGAGCGGCTCTACTTCTTCGTCGACCACGCCCTGTGGCGCAGCGACGGAACCCTCGAGGGGACGCGGCTCCTTCGCTCCTTCGAGATGCCTCCCCACGTCGACCTCTCCCCCCGCGCCCTCACCGCCGTGAACGGCCGGCTCCACTTCTTCATGGAATACGTCCAGGAGGACGCCACCCAGGACACCCCTCCCGCCCCCTTCTCGCTCTGGACCAGCGACGGCACCGAGGCGGGCACCGTGATGCTCGCGGAGCTGGGACGCCCCGTCCTCGGAGGCCCCCTGCGCGCCGCCGCCGCGGACGACCTGCTCTTCTTCGTGACCGGCTCCCCCGAGCATGGCGACGAACTCTGGCGAAGCGATGGCACCCGCGCGGGGACCTTCCTCGTCCGGGACATCGCGCCGGGCCCCGACAGCGCCAACCCCCGGGAGCTCACCGCCCTGGATGGACGCATCTACTTCTCCGCCTGGACCCCGGAGTCCGGCGACGAGCTGTGGCGCAGCGACGGGACGGAGGCCGGCACGCAGCTCGTCAAGGACCTCCAACCAGGACCGGACGGGTCTGCGCTCGCGTTCCTCCGGGCCCACCGGGGGCGGCTCTATTTCTCCGCGCACGAGCCCGACAAGGGACACGAGCCCTGGAGCAGCAATGGAACCGGCCGGGGCACCTCGCGGCTCGCGGACATCGCCGAGGGCGCCGACTCGTCCTGTGCCCGCGAGTTCACCGCCAGCGGCCGGCGCATCTTCTTCACCGCGAACGAGCGCGCGCTCGGCGCGGAGCTCTGGGCCTGGGACGAGGGCTATGCCTTCCGTGTCTTCACCCGACGCCCCCCCTGGGTCACCGCCGCGAACGACGACGGCCCCTTCGCGGGGGAGGGTGCCCAGCTCGTCCAGGACCTGCGCCCGGGCCCCCTCGGCGCGGGGACGACGGCCTGGGCGCCGCTGGGAGGGCGCCTCGTGTTCGACGCGGACAACGGCAGCGTCGGACTGGAGCCCTGGGTGAGCGACGGCACCTCCCTGGGCACCCGCCTGCTGCTGGACCTCCGTCCGGGGCCCGCGGCGTCATCCCCCTCCGACTTCCTCACGCTCGGCGGGCGCGTGCTCTTCTTCGCCAACGACGGCCGCTCCGGCCGTGAGCCGTGGCGCACCGACGGCACCCCCGCCGGGACGGTCCTGGTCAAGGACATCCACGGTGGCGCCGGGGACGGGAAGGGCGCCGGCGCCCCCGTCGTCGTCGGAGGCGTCGCCTACTTCAATGGCCGGGACAGCACGCACGGCGAGGAGCTGTGGCGCACCGATGGGACGGCCACCGGCACCTTCCTCGTCAAGGACCTGGTGCCCGGCGCGGAGGGCAGCGCCCCGCGACAACTGACGGCCGTGGGCAACCGCGTCTTCTTCATCGCCCGCTCCCCCGCGACTGGCTACGAGCTGGCGGTCAGCGACGGCACTGCCGCCGGCACCTTCCTCGTCAAGGACATCCGCCCCGGCATCGCCGGCGCGCATCCCTCCGCGCTGACCGAGCTCGGCTCCCGCGTCCTCTTCACGGCCGACGACGGCGTCCACGGACAGGAGCCGTGGCTCAGCGATGGCACGCCCGCGGGCACCGTGCTCCTGCGCGACCTGTGGCCCGGCCCGGAGGGCTCCGCGCCGGACAGCTACACCGTGGCCTCCGGCAAGGCCGTCTTCGTCGCGTCGACGCCCACCCAGGGCCGCGAGCCCTGGCTCACGGACGGCACGCCCGCCGGGACGAAGCTCGTCCTCGACATCTTCCCGGGTCCGCAGGGCTCCTATCCCCTCTGGCTCAGTGCCCTGTGGGGCAGCGTCCTCTTCGCGGCGGACGACGGACGCCGCGGCGTCGAGCTGTGGCGCGCGAGCACCTCCACGGGCGCGGCCGAGCTGGTGAAGGACCTGCGCCCGGGCCCCGCCTCCTCCGAACCCCGGTGGCTGACCGGGGTGGGCCACTCCCTCCTCTTCCACGCGGACAACGGAACGACGGGCGCGGAGCTGTGGGAGACCACGGGCGTGGTCGCGGGCACCGCGCTGCGACAGGAGCTGGCCCCAGGACGGCTCGGCTCGCTCCCCTACGCCTTCTCGCGCGTGGGTCCGAAGGTCTTCTTCCTCGCGGACGACGGCGCGCAGGGCATCGAGTGGTGGGTCGTCATCCTCCCACCCCTGCTCCCCTGA
- a CDS encoding energy transducer TonB, with amino-acid sequence MILSFEHLPSDGAMMTERTAQLPPAQLFRMGDLPVGTGMWARWGSALSVAVLLHAGVLVATLMLPSSAPAAPPEPEPDLVMLTFAPPPPAAGKGATQAKVERAARPARPRPTRPPAEVRAPVPTPVSPPEPEVVEPPEPPAVEETAPVADAAPVASEAGPAEQAMAGGVAGGSVSGTQGGIIGAQGGTGDALGLKQVLRPPAVLKQVTPDYPRRARNEGIQGLVLVRIIIGTDGEVEPQHTRVIRSIPALDEAAIAAVNRWRFSPAIGHHGRPVRVIVELPVQFSLK; translated from the coding sequence ATGATTCTCAGTTTTGAACACCTGCCCTCGGATGGCGCCATGATGACCGAGCGGACCGCGCAGCTTCCCCCGGCGCAGTTGTTCCGCATGGGCGATTTGCCCGTGGGGACGGGGATGTGGGCCCGGTGGGGCTCCGCGTTGAGCGTGGCGGTGCTCCTCCATGCGGGCGTGCTCGTCGCGACGCTGATGCTGCCCTCGAGCGCGCCGGCCGCGCCGCCGGAGCCGGAGCCGGACCTCGTCATGCTCACGTTCGCTCCGCCTCCGCCCGCCGCGGGCAAGGGGGCGACGCAGGCGAAGGTCGAGCGGGCCGCTCGCCCGGCTCGGCCCCGGCCGACGCGGCCTCCCGCGGAGGTGCGCGCCCCGGTGCCCACGCCGGTGTCGCCTCCTGAGCCGGAGGTCGTGGAGCCGCCGGAGCCGCCCGCCGTCGAGGAGACGGCGCCCGTGGCGGACGCGGCGCCCGTGGCGAGCGAGGCGGGGCCCGCGGAGCAGGCGATGGCGGGTGGGGTGGCCGGCGGCTCCGTGTCGGGCACGCAGGGCGGCATCATCGGCGCCCAGGGCGGGACGGGGGACGCGCTCGGACTGAAGCAGGTGCTGCGTCCGCCGGCGGTCCTCAAGCAGGTCACCCCCGACTATCCGCGCCGCGCGCGCAACGAGGGCATCCAGGGGCTCGTCCTGGTGCGAATCATCATCGGCACGGACGGCGAGGTGGAGCCCCAGCACACCCGCGTCATCCGCTCCATCCCGGCGCTGGACGAGGCCGCCATCGCGGCGGTCAACCGGTGGCGCTTCTCGCCGGCCATCGGCCATCACGGGCGCCCGGTCCGCGTCATCGTCGAGCTCCCCGTCCAGTTCTCGTTGAAGTGA
- the rnk gene encoding nucleoside diphosphate kinase regulator: protein MTSEQSLIVTETDLERLRQVIDHHGGGRMAELAEMLDAELSRAEVVASETVPPTVVTMNSTVRFEDTQTGEQREVTLVYPKDARSDEGRISVLAPIGSALIGLSVGQTIAWPLPGGRTKQLRIVAVPYQPEAAGHYHL, encoded by the coding sequence ATGACCAGCGAGCAGTCCCTCATCGTGACGGAAACCGACCTGGAGCGTCTGCGCCAGGTCATCGACCACCATGGAGGGGGCCGGATGGCCGAGCTCGCGGAGATGCTGGACGCGGAGCTGTCCCGGGCGGAGGTCGTCGCCTCGGAGACAGTTCCGCCCACCGTCGTGACGATGAACAGCACGGTCCGCTTCGAGGACACCCAGACGGGCGAGCAGCGCGAGGTGACGCTCGTCTACCCGAAGGACGCGCGCAGCGACGAAGGCCGCATCTCCGTGCTCGCCCCCATCGGCAGCGCCCTCATCGGGCTGTCCGTGGGCCAGACCATCGCCTGGCCGCTGCCCGGTGGCCGCACCAAGCAGCTGCGCATCGTCGCCGTGCCCTACCAGCCCGAGGCCGCGGGGCACTACCACCTCTGA
- a CDS encoding NUDIX hydrolase: MPHTPIIGTLGYVMSSDRRRVLMIHRNARPDDAHLGKYNGLGGKMDRGEDVAACMRRELREEAGIEVTRMVLRGTISWPGFGKHGEDWLGFVFRIDAFEGTPLERNPEGTLSWVSLEALPSLPMWDGDRHFLPLVFDADERVFHGVMPYSEGRAVSWSFTRL; this comes from the coding sequence ATGCCGCATACCCCCATCATCGGCACCCTTGGCTACGTCATGTCGTCCGACCGGCGGCGGGTGTTGATGATCCACCGCAACGCGCGCCCCGACGACGCGCACCTGGGCAAGTACAACGGCCTGGGCGGGAAGATGGACCGAGGCGAGGACGTGGCGGCGTGCATGCGGCGCGAGCTGCGCGAGGAGGCCGGCATCGAGGTCACCCGCATGGTCCTGCGCGGCACCATCTCCTGGCCCGGCTTCGGCAAGCACGGAGAGGACTGGCTCGGCTTCGTCTTCCGCATCGACGCCTTCGAGGGCACGCCCCTGGAGCGCAACCCGGAGGGCACCCTGTCCTGGGTTTCCCTGGAAGCGCTTCCCAGCCTGCCGATGTGGGATGGAGATCGGCACTTCCTGCCGCTCGTGTTCGACGCGGACGAACGCGTGTTTCACGGCGTCATGCCGTACTCCGAGGGGCGCGCGGTGAGCTGGAGTTTCACGCGTTTGTAG
- the gltB gene encoding glutamate synthase large subunit, protein MSTILPGRYGLYEPETEHDACGVGFVAHLRGERSRGIVEDALELLNRLSHRAAAGKDPRTGDGAGILVQLPHRFFEHEAPELGFELPPRRQYGVAQVFLPPEVTSRAACEAVLEEVVAEEGQRVLGWRDVPVAPEHLGPVAREAAPVIRQLFVARRRVVPSAFERRLYRIRKLAENRVQARGVDPRGRFHIASLSSETLVYKGLLLPADLPRFYLDLQHTEFVSALGLVHSRFSTNTFPTWELAQPFRYIAHNGEINTLRGNRNWMTARRGLLQTARLGGSLEPLWPFIVPGKSDSAQFDNMVELLYLGGRTLPHALMMMIPEAWEGDALMSDERRAFYEYSSSLLEPWDGPAAIAFTDGQLIGATLDRNGLRPARYLVTEDDRIILASETGVIDVPPSQVRRKGRLTPGRMLLVDTTEGRILEDEEVKRDISTRWPYRKWLQRNVYTFDDLPAVAAPERLRGDELWRLQRAFGYTAEDVRALLTPMAETGKEPVGSMGTDTPLAVLSDQAPSLFSYFHQLFAQVTNPPIDPLRESLVMTLATALGPESNTFEETPEQCHRLSLPGPILTNGQLARLSTIQGEGLFETHRLSLLYPLDGGEGALEAAVEKLCTAAVEAVDAGASILLLSDRGVDAAHAAIPALLAMSAVHQRLVRDGIRMYAGLLLETAEAREVHHFACLFSYGAAAVNPYLALDTVRALSDGGELGVDAEKAQEHFIHAVEEGLLKVMSKMGISTLQSYRGAQLFEAVGLQRGLVERHFTGTSSRVEGVGLPELGREVSERHARGFGAAADTEAGQLPIGGQYRWRRQGERHKWNPATIAKLQDAVRANDPVRFAEYSRLADDETREHCNLRGLMEVATEGCRPVPLEEVESARSLARRFVTGAMSFGSISAEAHETLAIAMNRLGGRSNSGEGGEESRRYQPDEHGDLRRSAIKQVASARFGVTTEYLVNADELQIKVAQGAKPGEGGQLPGHKVDERIARVRWSTPGVTLISPPPHHDIYSIEDLAQLIYDLQSTNPKARVSVKLVSEVGVGTIAAGVAKAGASCVVISGYEGGTGASPISSIHHAGLPWELGLAETQQVLVHNGLRSRIRVQADGGLRTARDILVAALLGAEEFGMATASLVAVGCVMLRKCHLNTCSAGIATQDEGLRARFQGKPEDVVNFFLLIAEDLRRKLAELGARTLEELVGRVDLLRQRASVDHWKAKRVDLSAILARPAAPESEPRFCTVPRSKDVSDHLDHELLRDVAPVLDGGPPMLLTRPVSNTHRAVGAMLSGEIAKRHGARGLPDGRLHLRMKGSAGQSFGAFLVSGVTLELEGDANDYVGKGLSGGRIIVYPPQGSRFVAEENVLVGNTALYGATAGEVYLRGIAGERFAVRNSGAQAVVEGVGDHGCEYMTGGVVVVLGATGRNFAAGMSGGTAYVLDRELSFRQRCNLEMVELESLVDESEIWLVHGMVERHLRHTHSALARRVLDNWELMVPRFVKVMPTDYKRVLQARRAAKRPPEAPVGTQLQHVVGGRG, encoded by the coding sequence ATGTCGACGATCCTCCCCGGCCGGTACGGCCTCTACGAGCCCGAGACCGAGCATGACGCCTGCGGAGTGGGCTTCGTGGCTCACCTACGGGGTGAGCGCTCTCGCGGCATCGTCGAGGACGCCCTGGAGCTGCTCAACCGCCTGAGTCACCGGGCGGCCGCGGGGAAGGATCCTCGGACGGGGGATGGCGCGGGCATCCTGGTCCAGCTGCCGCACCGTTTCTTCGAGCACGAGGCGCCGGAGCTGGGATTCGAGCTGCCTCCTCGGCGCCAGTATGGCGTGGCGCAGGTCTTCCTGCCTCCGGAGGTCACCTCGCGCGCGGCGTGCGAGGCGGTGCTCGAGGAGGTCGTCGCGGAGGAGGGCCAGCGCGTGCTCGGCTGGCGCGACGTGCCGGTGGCGCCCGAGCACCTGGGCCCGGTCGCGCGGGAGGCAGCGCCGGTCATCCGGCAGCTCTTCGTGGCCCGCCGTCGCGTGGTGCCGAGCGCGTTCGAGCGCAGGCTCTACCGCATCCGCAAGCTGGCGGAGAACCGCGTGCAGGCGCGCGGCGTGGACCCGCGGGGGCGCTTCCACATCGCGAGCCTCTCGTCGGAGACGCTCGTCTACAAGGGCCTGCTGCTGCCCGCGGACCTGCCGCGCTTCTACCTGGACCTGCAGCACACGGAGTTCGTCAGCGCGCTGGGGCTGGTGCACTCGCGCTTCTCCACCAACACGTTCCCCACCTGGGAGCTGGCGCAGCCGTTCCGCTACATCGCGCACAACGGGGAGATCAACACGCTGCGGGGCAACCGCAACTGGATGACGGCGCGGCGCGGGCTGCTGCAGACGGCGCGGCTGGGCGGGAGCCTGGAGCCCCTGTGGCCCTTCATCGTCCCCGGCAAGAGTGATTCGGCGCAGTTCGACAACATGGTGGAGCTGCTCTACCTGGGCGGCCGCACCCTGCCCCACGCGCTGATGATGATGATTCCGGAGGCGTGGGAGGGCGACGCGCTGATGTCCGATGAGCGGCGCGCCTTCTACGAGTACTCGTCATCGCTGCTGGAGCCCTGGGACGGCCCGGCGGCCATCGCCTTCACGGACGGGCAGCTCATCGGCGCGACGTTGGACCGCAACGGCCTGCGCCCCGCGCGCTACCTCGTCACCGAGGATGACCGCATCATCCTGGCGTCAGAGACAGGCGTCATCGACGTGCCGCCCTCGCAGGTGCGCCGCAAGGGCCGCCTGACGCCGGGGCGCATGCTGCTGGTGGACACGACGGAGGGCCGCATCCTCGAGGACGAGGAGGTGAAGCGGGACATCAGCACCCGCTGGCCCTACCGGAAGTGGCTTCAACGCAACGTCTACACCTTCGACGACCTGCCCGCCGTCGCGGCGCCGGAGCGGCTGCGCGGCGACGAGCTGTGGCGGCTCCAACGGGCCTTCGGCTACACCGCCGAGGACGTCCGCGCGCTGCTGACGCCCATGGCGGAGACGGGCAAGGAGCCCGTGGGCTCCATGGGCACGGACACGCCGCTGGCGGTCCTCAGCGACCAGGCCCCCAGCCTCTTCTCCTACTTCCACCAGCTCTTCGCGCAGGTGACCAACCCGCCCATCGACCCGCTGCGCGAGTCGCTGGTGATGACGCTGGCCACGGCGCTCGGCCCGGAGAGCAACACGTTCGAGGAGACGCCGGAGCAGTGCCACCGGCTGTCGCTGCCCGGCCCCATCCTCACCAACGGGCAGCTGGCGCGGCTGTCGACCATCCAGGGCGAGGGCCTGTTCGAGACCCACCGCCTGTCCCTGCTCTACCCGCTGGACGGGGGCGAGGGCGCGCTGGAGGCGGCCGTCGAGAAGCTGTGCACCGCGGCGGTCGAGGCGGTGGACGCGGGCGCCAGCATCCTCCTGTTGAGCGACCGCGGCGTCGACGCGGCGCACGCGGCGATTCCGGCGCTGCTGGCCATGTCCGCCGTCCACCAGCGCCTGGTGCGCGACGGCATCCGCATGTACGCGGGCCTGCTGCTGGAGACGGCGGAGGCGCGCGAGGTGCACCACTTCGCCTGCCTGTTCAGCTATGGCGCGGCGGCGGTGAACCCCTACCTCGCGCTGGACACGGTGCGCGCCCTGTCGGACGGGGGCGAGCTGGGCGTCGACGCGGAGAAGGCGCAGGAGCACTTCATCCACGCCGTGGAGGAGGGCCTGCTCAAGGTGATGTCGAAGATGGGCATCTCCACGCTCCAGTCCTACCGGGGCGCGCAGCTGTTCGAGGCGGTGGGGCTCCAGCGCGGCCTCGTCGAGCGGCACTTCACGGGCACGTCGTCGCGCGTGGAGGGCGTGGGCCTGCCGGAGCTGGGGCGCGAGGTCTCCGAGCGCCACGCGAGGGGCTTCGGCGCGGCGGCCGACACGGAGGCCGGACAGCTCCCCATCGGCGGCCAGTACCGCTGGCGCCGCCAGGGCGAGCGCCACAAGTGGAACCCGGCGACCATCGCGAAGCTCCAGGACGCGGTCCGCGCGAATGATCCGGTGCGCTTCGCGGAGTACTCGCGGCTGGCGGACGACGAGACGCGCGAGCACTGCAACCTGCGCGGTCTGATGGAGGTCGCGACGGAGGGCTGTCGTCCCGTCCCGCTGGAGGAGGTGGAGTCCGCGCGGTCGCTGGCGCGCCGCTTCGTGACGGGGGCCATGTCCTTCGGCTCCATCAGCGCGGAGGCCCACGAGACGCTGGCCATCGCGATGAACCGCCTGGGAGGCCGCTCCAACAGCGGCGAGGGCGGCGAGGAGTCACGGCGCTACCAGCCGGACGAGCACGGCGACCTGCGCCGCAGCGCCATCAAGCAGGTGGCGAGCGCCCGCTTCGGCGTCACCACCGAGTACCTGGTCAACGCGGACGAGCTTCAAATCAAGGTCGCCCAGGGCGCCAAGCCCGGCGAGGGCGGCCAGCTGCCCGGCCACAAGGTGGACGAGCGCATCGCGCGGGTCCGCTGGTCCACGCCGGGCGTGACGCTCATCTCCCCGCCCCCGCACCACGACATCTACTCCATCGAGGACCTGGCGCAGCTCATCTACGACCTCCAGTCGACCAACCCGAAGGCGCGGGTGAGCGTGAAGCTGGTGAGCGAGGTGGGCGTGGGCACCATCGCCGCGGGCGTGGCCAAGGCGGGCGCCAGCTGCGTCGTCATCTCCGGCTACGAGGGCGGTACGGGCGCCTCGCCCATCTCCAGCATCCACCACGCGGGCCTGCCCTGGGAGCTGGGGCTGGCGGAGACCCAGCAGGTGCTGGTGCACAACGGCCTGCGCTCGCGCATCCGCGTCCAGGCCGACGGCGGCCTGCGCACCGCGCGCGACATCCTGGTCGCCGCGCTCCTGGGCGCCGAGGAGTTCGGCATGGCCACGGCGAGCCTCGTGGCGGTGGGCTGCGTGATGCTGCGCAAGTGCCACCTCAACACCTGCTCGGCGGGCATCGCCACGCAGGACGAGGGCCTGCGGGCGAGGTTCCAGGGCAAGCCCGAGGACGTGGTGAACTTCTTCCTCCTCATCGCGGAGGACCTGCGGCGGAAGCTCGCGGAGCTGGGCGCCCGCACGCTGGAGGAGCTGGTGGGCCGGGTGGACCTGCTGCGCCAGCGCGCGTCGGTGGATCACTGGAAGGCGAAGCGCGTGGACCTGTCGGCCATCCTCGCCAGGCCCGCGGCGCCGGAGAGCGAGCCGCGCTTCTGCACGGTGCCGCGCTCCAAGGACGTCTCGGACCACCTGGACCACGAGCTGCTGCGCGACGTCGCGCCGGTGCTGGATGGGGGCCCGCCCATGCTGCTGACGCGGCCGGTGAGCAACACGCACCGGGCCGTGGGCGCCATGCTCTCCGGGGAGATCGCGAAGCGTCACGGCGCGCGCGGGCTGCCGGATGGGCGGCTGCATCTGCGGATGAAGGGCTCCGCGGGCCAGAGCTTCGGCGCGTTCCTGGTCTCCGGCGTCACGCTGGAGCTGGAGGGCGACGCCAACGACTACGTGGGCAAGGGCCTGTCCGGCGGCCGCATCATCGTCTACCCGCCCCAGGGCAGCCGCTTCGTGGCGGAGGAGAACGTGCTGGTGGGCAACACCGCCCTGTACGGCGCCACGGCCGGCGAGGTGTACCTGCGAGGCATCGCCGGCGAGCGCTTCGCGGTGCGCAACAGCGGCGCGCAGGCGGTGGTGGAGGGCGTGGGCGACCACGGCTGTGAGTACATGACGGGCGGCGTGGTGGTGGTGCTCGGCGCCACCGGCCGCAACTTCGCGGCGGGCATGAGCGGCGGCACGGCGTACGTGCTGGACCGCGAGCTGTCGTTCCGGCAGCGCTGCAACCTGGAGATGGTGGAGCTGGAGTCGCTGGTGGACGAGTCGGAGATCTGGCTCGTGCACGGCATGGTGGAGCGCCACCTGCGGCACACGCACAGCGCGCTGGCGCGGCGGGTGCTCGACAACTGGGAGCTGATGGTGCCGCGGTTCGTGAAGGTGATGCCCACCGACTACAAGCGGGTGCTCCAGGCGCGCCGCGCGGCGAAACGGCCTCCCGAGGCCCCGGTGGGAACGCAGCTCCAACACGTCGTCGGCGGGAGGGGCTGA